The following proteins come from a genomic window of Anguilla rostrata isolate EN2019 chromosome 17, ASM1855537v3, whole genome shotgun sequence:
- the proza gene encoding protein Z, vitamin K-dependent plasma glycoprotein a, with translation MGIPAIALTLSLLLGTTTALPDHRSVFIEKQDASAVMSRHRRANVGNEETLMTANLERECVEEVCNYEEAREIFKDSYRTDIFWSVYVDGDQCLGNPCKNGAMCSDSVGGYDCVCKSGFSGALCETDQTVCIPDKTKGCSQFCKPGYQSYECSCATGWKVKDKLKDKEKCIPAVAYPCGKVDSLSQWDRRRSANIRSGYEGLSCNAGECPWQALLRNEELNWFCSGVILKENLVLTTAQCATKYSRFHLAVGKRVKEFEEGEQTLQMKKVTPHPLYVEGRPGNDLAVVELSERIAFKRTVLAACLPERDFAEGVLMTGEYDAAVTGWRDAPEGSADVEGSLTLNHLAYEPLTECRARHAGLVTNKMFCTTPRAKADCALGPGSAAVTLYREVFFLTGVLSRPPGHSCQQGYVFQKVSRFLPWLQPFMA, from the exons TTTTCATTGAGAAACAGGATGCCAGTGCCGTCATGTCCCGACACAGGAGGGCCAATGTCGGCAACGAGGAGACCCTCATGACTGCCAACCTGGAGCGCGAGTGCGTGGAGGAGGTGTGCAACTACGAGGAGGCCCGTGAGATCTTCAAGGACTCCTACCGCACG GACATTTTCTGGTCTGTGTATGTCG ACGGAGACCAGTGCCTGGGAAACCCCTGCAAGAACGGGGCCATGTGCTCGGACAGCGTGGGCGGCTACGACTGCGTCTGCAAGTCGGGCTTCTCCGGGGCCCTCTGCGAGACGG ACCAGACCGTCTGCATCCCGGACAAGACCAAGGGCTGCAGCCAGTTCTGCAAGCCGGGGTACCAGTCCTACGAGTGCTCCTGTGCCACAGGCTGGAAGGTCAAGGATAAGTTGAAGGACAAGGAGAAGTGTATTCCTGCTG TGGCATACCCTTGCGGAAAGGTGGACAGTCTAAGTCAGTGGGACAGGAGGAGGTCCGCCAACATCCGCAGTGGCTATGAGGGACTGAGCTGCAACGCAGGGGAGTGTCCCTGGCAG GCGCTGCTGCGCAACGAGGAGCTGAACTGGTTCTGCAGCGGGGTCATCCTGAAGGAGAACCTGGTCCTGACCACGGCGCAGTGCGCTACCAAGTACAGCCGCTTCCACCTGGCCGTGG GCAAGAGGGTGAAGGAGTTTGAGGAGGGCGAGCAGACCCTGCAGATGAAGAAGGTGACCCCGCACCCCCTGTACGTGGAGGGTCGCCCCGGCAACGACCTGGCGGTGGTGGAGCTGAGCGAGCGCATCGCGTTCAAGAGGACCGTGCTGGCGGCCTGCCTGCCGGAGCGGGACTTCGCCGAGGGCGTGCTGATGACGGGCGAGTACGACGCGGCGGTCACCGGCTGGAGGGACGCGCCGGAAGGTTCCGCCGACGTGGAGGGCAGCCTGACGCTCAACCACCTGGCCTACGAGCCGCTGACGGAGTGCAGGGCGCGCCACGCCGGCCTGGTCACCAACAAGATGTTCTGCACCACGCCCCGGGCCAAGGCCGACTGCGCCCTGGGGCCCGGCAGCGCCGCCGTCACCCTCTACCGCGAAGTCTTCTTCCTCACCGGCGTGCTGAGCCGGCCCCCGGGACACAGCTGCCAGCAGGGCTACGTCTTCCAGAAGGTCTCGCGCTTCCTGCCCTGGCTGCAGCCGTTCATGGCGTGA
- the gprc5ba gene encoding G protein-coupled receptor, class C, group 5, member Ba: protein MAGFPVLLVLFLSLVAGGSSEEEEEEAAPFGCGFLGLRRPYTTLCDLEAVWGVAVAAAAAVGALAALLLGLVLLGRLRSVTEAEKRSAVGPLLLLLAGVTGLFGLSFAYLLERDERLCVVRRALWGVLFALCFSCLLAQGWRVRRLARQGRSPGGCALVGAALGLTLVQGMVAAEWLLLTVLRLGQPACQFQPLDFALACSYVLVLLLAALGAAALSLCGKERRWRCSGAWLLLVCLASVLLWAAWLGFYLYGNKALGHASDWDDPALAVALVSQGWVLLLLHAVPEAHLCLRPAPQPSAPDYFDTSQAPSRMRETSFDEDVPLSHRQFVENQSYAFDEHSAGLRAGGNGSSGTGPRPSAPFRSNVYQPTEMTMILNGGAVPSAPPTYTGRQLW from the exons ATGGCAGGATTCCCCGTTCTCCTggtcctcttcctctccctggtGGCCGGCGGCTCctcggaggaggaagaggaggaggcggcgccCTTCGGCTGCGGCTTCCTGGGCCTGCGGCGGCCCTACACCACGCTGTGCGACCTGGAGGCGGTGTGGGgcgtggcggtggcggcggcggcggccgtcGGGGCGCTGGCGGCCCTGCTGCTGGGCCTGGTGCTCCTGGGGCGGCTGCGCTCGGTGACCGAGGCCGAGAAGCGCAGCGCGGTGGGgcccctcctgctcctgctggcgGGGGTGACCGGGCTCTTCGGCCTCAGCTTCGCCTACCTGCTGGAGCGGGACGAGCGGCTGTGCGTGGTGCGGCGCGCCCTCTGGGGGGTGCTGTTCGCCCTGTGCTTCTCCTGCCTGCTGGCGCAGGGCTGGCGGGTGCGGCGGCTGGCGCGGCAGGGGCGGAGCCCCGGCGGGTGCGCGCTGGTGGGCGCGGCCCTGGGGCTGACGCTGGTGCAGGGCATGGTGGCGGCCGAGTGGCTGCTGCTGACGGTGCTGCGGCTGGGCCAGCCGGCCTGCCAGTTCCAGCCGCTGGACTTCGCCCTGGCCTGCAGCTACGTGCTGGTGCTCCTGCTGGCCGCGCTGGGCGCCGCCGCCCTGTCCCTGTGCGGGAAGGAGCGGCGCTGGCGCTGCAGCGGGGCGTGGCTGCTCCTCGTCTGCCTGGCGTCCGTCCTGCTGTGGGCCGCCTGGCTGGGCTTCTATCTCTACGGCAACAAGGCGCTGGGCCACGCCTCGGACTGGGACGACCCGGCGCTGGCCGTGGCGCTGGTGTCCCAGGGCTGggtgctgctgctcctccacgCCGTCCCCGAGGCTCACCTCTGCctgcgccccgccccccagccctccGCCCCCGACTACTTCGACACGTCCCAGGCGCCGTCCCGCATGAGGGAGACCAGCTTCGACGAGGACGTCCCGCTCTCGCACCGCCAGTTCGTGGAGAACCAGAGCTACGCGTTCGACGAGCACAGCGCAG GGTTGCGTGCCGGGGGGAATGGGAGCAGTGGAACAGGACCCAGGCCCAGCGCCCCCTTCCGGAGCAACGTCTACCAGCCCACCGAGATGACCATGATCCTGAACGGGGGCGCG GTCCCGTCTGCACCCCCCACCTACACAGGAAGACAGCTTTGGTGA